A region of Larimichthys crocea isolate SSNF chromosome X, L_crocea_2.0, whole genome shotgun sequence DNA encodes the following proteins:
- the zfp36l1b gene encoding mRNA decay activator protein ZFP36L1b isoform X2, with amino-acid sequence MLTNNKMLNYSNSHSLGEAQLTPVTYSSTTSFSGAPTVLDRKLVGAPSAGGLFQRSHSVSLPAAKFSQFDNSLKTDPCVMMGSSNKENRYCEHSYSELGDQLGSGGQVCVGGSSQVNSSRYKTELCRPFEENGTCKYGDKCQFAHGMQELRSLNRHPKYKTELCRTFHSSGYCPYGPRCNFIHNAEERRGPPPLSFLNKMDSPRLKQNISFTGFPSCGGLQDSPTSITPPPIFSAKDFTECQNNPFTFSSQDLGSLFSPSLGTVGSESQGPALSTPTIPSFFQPMLESPPSLADSLSDQEGYQSSLGSHSSSESSLLDASRRLPIFSRLSINDE; translated from the exons ATGTTGACG AACAATAAGATGTTGAACTACAGCAACAGCCACAGTCTTGGTGAAGCTCAGTTGACGCCTGTCACATATTCCAGTACCACCTCCTTTTCCGGTGCCCCCACTGTGCTGGACAGGAAGTTGGTGGGGGCCCCCTCTGCAGGAGGCCTGTTTCAGCGGAGTCACTCAGTCAGCCTCCCCGCTGCAAAGTTCAGTCAGTTTGATAACAGCCTTAAAACCGACCCCTGTGTCATGATGGGCAGTAGCAACAAGGAGAACCGTTACTGTGAGCACTCCTACTCAGAGCTGGGGGACCAGCTGGGCTCCGGtggtcaggtgtgtgtgggtggaagcAGCCAAGTCAACTCCAGCCGCTATAAGACAGAGCTGTGCAGGCCCTTTGAAGAGAATGGCACCTGTAAGTACGGTGATAAGTGCCAGTTCGCCCACGGTATGCAAGAGTTGCGCAGCCTGAACCGCCACCCCAAATACAAGACGGAGCTGTGCCGCACCTTCCACAGCTCCGGGTACTGTCCGTACGGCCCCCGCTGCAACTTCATCCACAACGCAGAGGAGCGCCGCGGGCCGCCTCCCCTCTCATTCTTGAACAAGATGGACAGCCCTCGGTTGAAGCAAAACATCAGCTTCACAGGCTTCCCCAGCTGTGGTGGCCTGCAGGACAGCcccacctccatcacacctccacCCATATTCTCCGCCAAAGATTTCACAGAGTGCCAGAACAACCCTTTCACTTTCTCCAGTCAGGACCTTGGCAGTCTGTTCAGCCCTAGCCTGGGCACAGTCGGGTCTGAGTCTCAGGGTCCAGCCCTGTCTACCCCGACCATACCTAGCTTCTTCCAGCCCATGCTAGAGAGCCCCCCCAGCCTCGCAGACTCTCTGTCCGACCAGGAGGGATACCAGAGCAGCCTGGGCAGTCACAGCAGCTCTGAGTCTTCCCTCCTGGATGCCTCCCGCCGCCTCCCAATCTTCAGCAGGCTCTCCATCAATGATGAGTAA
- the zfp36l1b gene encoding mRNA decay activator protein ZFP36L1b isoform X1, with the protein MITAHAPGTMAAARLRESCAAARRGTLSTGEKTLKSGAPHKTTSSNCHLLATKMTATIIPPFFERREVSNENNKMLNYSNSHSLGEAQLTPVTYSSTTSFSGAPTVLDRKLVGAPSAGGLFQRSHSVSLPAAKFSQFDNSLKTDPCVMMGSSNKENRYCEHSYSELGDQLGSGGQVCVGGSSQVNSSRYKTELCRPFEENGTCKYGDKCQFAHGMQELRSLNRHPKYKTELCRTFHSSGYCPYGPRCNFIHNAEERRGPPPLSFLNKMDSPRLKQNISFTGFPSCGGLQDSPTSITPPPIFSAKDFTECQNNPFTFSSQDLGSLFSPSLGTVGSESQGPALSTPTIPSFFQPMLESPPSLADSLSDQEGYQSSLGSHSSSESSLLDASRRLPIFSRLSINDE; encoded by the exons ATGATTACTGCGCACGCCCCTGGAACCATGGCCGCTGCCCGTTTAAGAGAGTCCTGCGCAGCAGCGCGTCGCGGCACTCTCTCCACGGGAGAGAAAACACTCAAATCTGGAGCACCACACAAAACTACCAGCTCCAATTGTCATTTGTTAGCAACAAAGATGACAGCGACCATTATCCCACCTTTCTTTGAACGCAGAGAAGTCTCCAACGAG AACAATAAGATGTTGAACTACAGCAACAGCCACAGTCTTGGTGAAGCTCAGTTGACGCCTGTCACATATTCCAGTACCACCTCCTTTTCCGGTGCCCCCACTGTGCTGGACAGGAAGTTGGTGGGGGCCCCCTCTGCAGGAGGCCTGTTTCAGCGGAGTCACTCAGTCAGCCTCCCCGCTGCAAAGTTCAGTCAGTTTGATAACAGCCTTAAAACCGACCCCTGTGTCATGATGGGCAGTAGCAACAAGGAGAACCGTTACTGTGAGCACTCCTACTCAGAGCTGGGGGACCAGCTGGGCTCCGGtggtcaggtgtgtgtgggtggaagcAGCCAAGTCAACTCCAGCCGCTATAAGACAGAGCTGTGCAGGCCCTTTGAAGAGAATGGCACCTGTAAGTACGGTGATAAGTGCCAGTTCGCCCACGGTATGCAAGAGTTGCGCAGCCTGAACCGCCACCCCAAATACAAGACGGAGCTGTGCCGCACCTTCCACAGCTCCGGGTACTGTCCGTACGGCCCCCGCTGCAACTTCATCCACAACGCAGAGGAGCGCCGCGGGCCGCCTCCCCTCTCATTCTTGAACAAGATGGACAGCCCTCGGTTGAAGCAAAACATCAGCTTCACAGGCTTCCCCAGCTGTGGTGGCCTGCAGGACAGCcccacctccatcacacctccacCCATATTCTCCGCCAAAGATTTCACAGAGTGCCAGAACAACCCTTTCACTTTCTCCAGTCAGGACCTTGGCAGTCTGTTCAGCCCTAGCCTGGGCACAGTCGGGTCTGAGTCTCAGGGTCCAGCCCTGTCTACCCCGACCATACCTAGCTTCTTCCAGCCCATGCTAGAGAGCCCCCCCAGCCTCGCAGACTCTCTGTCCGACCAGGAGGGATACCAGAGCAGCCTGGGCAGTCACAGCAGCTCTGAGTCTTCCCTCCTGGATGCCTCCCGCCGCCTCCCAATCTTCAGCAGGCTCTCCATCAATGATGAGTAA
- the psmc6 gene encoding 26S proteasome regulatory subunit 10B yields MMADSREKALQDYRKKLLEHKEVDGRLKELREQLREQTKQYEKSENDLKALQSVGQIVGEVLKQLTEEKFIVKATNGPRYVVGCRRQLDKSQLKPGTRVALDMTTLTIMRYLPREVDPLVYNMSHEDPGSVSYSEIGGLSEQIRELREVIELPLTNPELFQRVGIIPPKGCLLYGPPGTGKTLLARAVASQLDCNFLKVVSSSIVDKYIGESARLIREMFNYARDHQPCIIFMDEIDAIGGRRFSEGTSADREIQRTLMELLNQMDGFDTLHRVKMIMATNRPDTLDPALLRPGRLDRKIHIELPNEQARLDILKIHSSPITKHGEIDFEAIVKLSDGFNGADLRNVCTEAGLFAIRSDREYVTQEDFMKAVRKVADSKKLESKLDYKPV; encoded by the exons ATGATGGCGGACAGCAGGGAGAAGGCGCTGCAGGACTACAGGAAGAAATTACTGGAACACAAAGAGGTGGACGGCCGGCTCAAAGAGT tGAGAGAACAGCTGAGGGAACAGACCAAACAGTACGAGAAGTCCGAGAATGACCTGAAGGCTCTGCAGAGTGTCGGACAG ATTGTTGGAGAAGTTCTCAAACAGCTAACTGAGGAGAAAT TCATTGTCAAAGCCACCAATGGTCCCCGATATGTGGTGGGATGCCGCAGACAG TTGGACAAGTCCCAGCTGAAGCCAGGCACAAGAGTGGCTTTAGACATGACCACACTCACTATAATGAG GTACCTGCCCAGAGAGGTGGACCCTCTTGTGTACAACATGTCCCACGAGGACCCCGGCAGTGTTTCCTACTCTGAGATTGGAGGGTTGTCTGAACAGATCCGTGAACTGAGAGAG GTTATCGAGCTGCCTCTGACCAACCCTGAGCTCTTCCAGAGAGTGGGCATCATTCCACCTAAAGGCTGTCTGCTGTACGGGCCTCCAG GGACTGGAAAGACTCTTCTTGCCAGAGCAGTGGCCAGTCAGCTGGACTGTAACTTCCTCAAG gtagTGTCCAGCTCCATCGTGGACAAGTACATTGGTGAGAGTGCCAGACTGATCAGAGAAATGTTCAACTATGCAAGGGACCACCAGCCATGCATTATCTTCATGGACGAGATCGACGCCATCG gTGGCCGTCGTTTCTCTGAAGGAACCTCGGCTGACAGAGAGATCCAGAGGACCCTGAtggag CTGCTGAACCAGATGGACGGCTTCGACACGCTGCACAGAGTCAAGATGATCATGGCCACCAACAGACCCGACACTCTGGACCCTGCTCTGCTGCGGCCCGGCAGACTGGACCGTAAAATCC ACATTGAACTGCCCAATGAGCAGGCTCGTCTGGACATCCTGAAGATCCACTCCAGTCCCATCACCAAGCACGGTGAAATAG attttgaAGCCATTGTGAAGCTGTCAGATGGCTTCAATGGAGCTGATCTGAGGAACGTGTGCACAGAAGCAG gtttgTTTGCCATCCGCTCTGACCGCGAGTACGTCACCCAGGAAGACTTCATGAAAGCTGTGAGGAAGGTGGCTGATTCAAAGAAGCTGGAGTCCAAGCTGGACTATAAGCCTGTATAA
- the LOC104938523 gene encoding prostaglandin E2 receptor EP2 subtype isoform X4, with amino-acid sequence MADHKCNNLSDLDMDDGRPRPHTSAVMFSAAVVGNIVALVLLEVRRRTTSPSLYHVLATALLMTDLLGNIAVSPVVLTAYAQGKTLVGMSSGGELCAYFGFSMTFLCLCTLALLWLLAVERYVSIGHPYFYERHLSKRCGYITISVVYLSSVIFSLSGFGQYVQYCPGTWCFLKMSHAEGNYTVYIGFYASFILILTSSTVVCNMCVIFHLVVMHRRHKKLRGRAFARSQYRRSLSMTEEVEHLLPLAVITVVFICCTFPIV; translated from the exons ATGGCAGATCACAAATGCAATAACCTTTCCGACCTGGACATGGACGACGGACGACCACGACCCCATACTTCTGCGGTGATGTTCTCGGCCGCTGTCGTGGGCAACATTGTGGCACTGGTCCTGCTGGAAGTCCGACGCAGGACGACAAGTCCATCCTTGTACCACGTACTAGCGACTGCGCTCCTCATGACGGACTTGCTTGGCAACATCGCTGTCAGTCCTGTTGTACTAACAGCTTATGCCCAGGGGAAGACTCTGGTGGGGATGAGTTCAGGCGGGGAGTTGTGCGCTTACTTTGGGTTCAGCATGACCTTCCTGTGCCTCTGCACGCTGGCGCTCTTGTGGTTATTGGCTGTCGAACGCTACGTCTCCATCGGTCACCCTTACTTTTACGAGAGGCACCTGAGCAAACGCTGTGGTTACATCACTATTTCTGTCGTCTACCTGAGCAGCGTCATTTTTAGCCTCTCTGGTTTTGGTCAGTACGTGCAGTACTGCCCGGGCACCTGGTGCTTCCTGAAGATGAGCCACGCCGAAGGAAATTATACAGTTTACATCGGATTTTACGCATCCTTCATCCTCATCCTAACCTCCAGCACGGTCGTATGTAACATGTGTGTCATTTTCCACTTGGTAGTGATGCACAGGAGGCACAAAAAGCTCCGGGGAAGGGCTTTTGCGCGCTCGCAGTACCGCAGATCTCTGTCCATGACGGAGGAAGTGGAGCACCTCCTGCCGCTGGCTGTCATCACTGTGGTGTTCATCTGCTGCACTTTCCCTATAGTG tag
- the LOC104938523 gene encoding prostaglandin E2 receptor EP2 subtype isoform X1, giving the protein MADHKCNNLSDLDMDDGRPRPHTSAVMFSAAVVGNIVALVLLEVRRRTTSPSLYHVLATALLMTDLLGNIAVSPVVLTAYAQGKTLVGMSSGGELCAYFGFSMTFLCLCTLALLWLLAVERYVSIGHPYFYERHLSKRCGYITISVVYLSSVIFSLSGFGQYVQYCPGTWCFLKMSHAEGNYTVYIGFYASFILILTSSTVVCNMCVIFHLVVMHRRHKKLRGRAFARSQYRRSLSMTEEVEHLLPLAVITVVFICCTFPIVLQVYINITGSSKEDDTSDLKALRLLSFHSIINPWVFIILRPSVLKIIWRKLRKRQCRVIWGKTVSTNHKKTEEGHVVQDDNGHSRREVAQNKTSQV; this is encoded by the exons ATGGCAGATCACAAATGCAATAACCTTTCCGACCTGGACATGGACGACGGACGACCACGACCCCATACTTCTGCGGTGATGTTCTCGGCCGCTGTCGTGGGCAACATTGTGGCACTGGTCCTGCTGGAAGTCCGACGCAGGACGACAAGTCCATCCTTGTACCACGTACTAGCGACTGCGCTCCTCATGACGGACTTGCTTGGCAACATCGCTGTCAGTCCTGTTGTACTAACAGCTTATGCCCAGGGGAAGACTCTGGTGGGGATGAGTTCAGGCGGGGAGTTGTGCGCTTACTTTGGGTTCAGCATGACCTTCCTGTGCCTCTGCACGCTGGCGCTCTTGTGGTTATTGGCTGTCGAACGCTACGTCTCCATCGGTCACCCTTACTTTTACGAGAGGCACCTGAGCAAACGCTGTGGTTACATCACTATTTCTGTCGTCTACCTGAGCAGCGTCATTTTTAGCCTCTCTGGTTTTGGTCAGTACGTGCAGTACTGCCCGGGCACCTGGTGCTTCCTGAAGATGAGCCACGCCGAAGGAAATTATACAGTTTACATCGGATTTTACGCATCCTTCATCCTCATCCTAACCTCCAGCACGGTCGTATGTAACATGTGTGTCATTTTCCACTTGGTAGTGATGCACAGGAGGCACAAAAAGCTCCGGGGAAGGGCTTTTGCGCGCTCGCAGTACCGCAGATCTCTGTCCATGACGGAGGAAGTGGAGCACCTCCTGCCGCTGGCTGTCATCACTGTGGTGTTCATCTGCTGCACTTTCCCTATAGTG CTCCAAGTGTACATAAACATCACAGGCAGCTCTAAAGAAGATGATACATCTGACCTCAAAGCTCTCCGTTTACTTTCATTCCATTCCATCATCAACCCCTGGGTCTTCATCATCCTCCGCCCTTCTGTTCTGAAAATTATCTGGAGGAAGTTGCGCAAACGACAGTGTAGAGTCATCTGGGGAAAGACTGTCAGTACTAACCACAAAAAGACTGAGGAAGGCCATGTTGTGCAAGATGACAATGGACATAGTCGTAGAGAAGTtgcacaaaacaagacatctcAGGTCTGA
- the LOC104938523 gene encoding prostaglandin E2 receptor EP2 subtype isoform X3: MADHKCNNLSDLDMDDGRPRPHTSAVMFSAAVVGNIVALVLLEVRRRTTSPSLYHVLATALLMTDLLGNIAVSPVVLTAYAQGKTLVGMSSGGELCAYFGFSMTFLCLCTLALLWLLAVERYVSIGHPYFYERHLSKRCGYITISVVYLSSVIFSLSGFGQYVQYCPGTWCFLKMSHAEGNYTVYIGFYASFILILTSSTVVCNMCVIFHLVVMHRRHKKLRGRAFARSQYRRSLSMTEEVEHLLPLAVITVVFICCTFPIVQLRPCRPNSFYLSICEVACLTWERHTAVGSTKKEGRLRTTPD; the protein is encoded by the exons ATGGCAGATCACAAATGCAATAACCTTTCCGACCTGGACATGGACGACGGACGACCACGACCCCATACTTCTGCGGTGATGTTCTCGGCCGCTGTCGTGGGCAACATTGTGGCACTGGTCCTGCTGGAAGTCCGACGCAGGACGACAAGTCCATCCTTGTACCACGTACTAGCGACTGCGCTCCTCATGACGGACTTGCTTGGCAACATCGCTGTCAGTCCTGTTGTACTAACAGCTTATGCCCAGGGGAAGACTCTGGTGGGGATGAGTTCAGGCGGGGAGTTGTGCGCTTACTTTGGGTTCAGCATGACCTTCCTGTGCCTCTGCACGCTGGCGCTCTTGTGGTTATTGGCTGTCGAACGCTACGTCTCCATCGGTCACCCTTACTTTTACGAGAGGCACCTGAGCAAACGCTGTGGTTACATCACTATTTCTGTCGTCTACCTGAGCAGCGTCATTTTTAGCCTCTCTGGTTTTGGTCAGTACGTGCAGTACTGCCCGGGCACCTGGTGCTTCCTGAAGATGAGCCACGCCGAAGGAAATTATACAGTTTACATCGGATTTTACGCATCCTTCATCCTCATCCTAACCTCCAGCACGGTCGTATGTAACATGTGTGTCATTTTCCACTTGGTAGTGATGCACAGGAGGCACAAAAAGCTCCGGGGAAGGGCTTTTGCGCGCTCGCAGTACCGCAGATCTCTGTCCATGACGGAGGAAGTGGAGCACCTCCTGCCGCTGGCTGTCATCACTGTGGTGTTCATCTGCTGCACTTTCCCTATAGTG CAATTACGGCCTTGCAGACCGAATTCATTCTACTTGTCAATTTGTGAAG tagcaTGCTTGACCTGGGAGAGACACACGGCTGTCGGCAGCACCAAAAAAGAAGGACGCCTGCGAACGACACCGGACTGA
- the LOC104938523 gene encoding prostaglandin E2 receptor EP2 subtype isoform X2 — protein MADHKCNNLSDLDMDDGRPRPHTSAVMFSAAVVGNIVALVLLEVRRRTTSPSLYHVLATALLMTDLLGNIAVSPVVLTAYAQGKTLVGMSSGGELCAYFGFSMTFLCLCTLALLWLLAVERYVSIGHPYFYERHLSKRCGYITISVVYLSSVIFSLSGFGQYVQYCPGTWCFLKMSHAEGNYTVYIGFYASFILILTSSTVVCNMCVIFHLVVMHRRHKKLRGRAFARSQYRRSLSMTEEVEHLLPLAVITVVFICCTFPIVQLRPCRPNSFYLSICEDNPKRFFPVEGAWCISCRREVWRGFLLS, from the exons ATGGCAGATCACAAATGCAATAACCTTTCCGACCTGGACATGGACGACGGACGACCACGACCCCATACTTCTGCGGTGATGTTCTCGGCCGCTGTCGTGGGCAACATTGTGGCACTGGTCCTGCTGGAAGTCCGACGCAGGACGACAAGTCCATCCTTGTACCACGTACTAGCGACTGCGCTCCTCATGACGGACTTGCTTGGCAACATCGCTGTCAGTCCTGTTGTACTAACAGCTTATGCCCAGGGGAAGACTCTGGTGGGGATGAGTTCAGGCGGGGAGTTGTGCGCTTACTTTGGGTTCAGCATGACCTTCCTGTGCCTCTGCACGCTGGCGCTCTTGTGGTTATTGGCTGTCGAACGCTACGTCTCCATCGGTCACCCTTACTTTTACGAGAGGCACCTGAGCAAACGCTGTGGTTACATCACTATTTCTGTCGTCTACCTGAGCAGCGTCATTTTTAGCCTCTCTGGTTTTGGTCAGTACGTGCAGTACTGCCCGGGCACCTGGTGCTTCCTGAAGATGAGCCACGCCGAAGGAAATTATACAGTTTACATCGGATTTTACGCATCCTTCATCCTCATCCTAACCTCCAGCACGGTCGTATGTAACATGTGTGTCATTTTCCACTTGGTAGTGATGCACAGGAGGCACAAAAAGCTCCGGGGAAGGGCTTTTGCGCGCTCGCAGTACCGCAGATCTCTGTCCATGACGGAGGAAGTGGAGCACCTCCTGCCGCTGGCTGTCATCACTGTGGTGTTCATCTGCTGCACTTTCCCTATAGTG CAATTACGGCCTTGCAGACCGAATTCATTCTACTTGTCAATTTGTGAAGATAATCCAAAGAGATTCTTCcctgtggagggggcgtggtgcatcagctgcaggagagaggtgtggagaggttTCTTGTTGagctaa
- the cgrrf1 gene encoding cell growth regulator with RING finger domain protein 1: MSDCPVTEDRRGQERTGEDMAAVFLVTLYEYSPLFYISVVSLCFVVTAAMVLGWFGFDVPVILRSSDEAESILPTPEKQMVQVTNPFALEMTYGLASVTDGVSLRPCCLEPCVLSCFWGCEVSALQAALQVHQHRLRLSTPQHFQEALHLRYHHCQSFPIGSADRDERHTQIPAEQGITDLGPLPRECYPLVAVLTLAEPEARDAYNIVASVTVIHVPDDIYSLSARVLFQYLLTSQGNMYDLKPLFMSAGSGGLSGPSDSEQSTQTSEPNEETNRVEQNPVLEEGEKEREGNEEGEDWSEGRGRDCVVCQNAEVNRVLLPCRHACVCDSCVSRFQHCPICRAFVLESFTLTQTSATEQ, from the exons ATGTCGGACTGTCCTGTgacagaggacaggagaggacaggagaggacaggagaggacatGGCGGCCGTCTTCTTGGTCACCCTGTATGAGTACTCTCCTCTGTTCTACATCAGCGTGGTGTCTCTGTGCTTCGTTGTCACCGCCGCCATGGTGCTCGGCTG GTTTGGCTTCGATGTCCCAGTGATCCTTCGCAGCTCTGATGAGGCAGAGTCCATCCTTCCGACCCCTGAGAAGCAAATGGTTCAGGTGACCAATCCTTTCGCCCTGGAGATGACCTATGGTCTGGCATCTGTCACTG ATGGTGTGTCTTTGAGGCCCTGCTGTCTGGAGCCCTGTGTCCTAAGCTGTTTCTGGGGCTGTGAGGTCAGTGCCCTGCAGGCTGCGTTGCAGGTCCACCAGCACAGGCTGAGGCTCAGCACGCCCCAACATTTCCAGGAGGCCCTTCACCTCCGCTACCACCACTGCCAGAGCTTCCC TATCGGCAGTGCAGACAGAGATGAACGGCACACACAGATTCCTGCTGAGCAGGGCATCACAGATCTTGGGCCGTTGCCCAGGGAATGCTACCCTCTTGTGGCTGTGCTGACGCTGGCAGAGCCAGAAGCCAGAGACGCGTACAACATT GTGGCCAGTGTGACTGTTATTCATGTTCCTGATGACATATACAGCCTTTCAGCACGGGTTCTCTTTCAGTACCTCCTCACCTCACAAGGGAACATGTATGACTTAAAG CCTCTCTTCATGTCCGCTGGCAGTGGTGGGCTGTCTGGGCCTTCGGACTCAGAGCAGAGTACCCAAACCAGCGAACCCAATGAGGAGACCAACAGAGTGGAGCAGAATCCAGTgctggaggagggggagaaggagagggagggaaatgaGGAGGGGGAGGACTGGTCAGAGGGGAGGGGCAGAGATTGTGTGGTGTGTCAGAATGCAGAGGTGAACAGGGTCCTGCTGCCCTGCAGacacgcctgtgtgtgtgacagctgtgtgtCGCGCTTCCAGCACTGCCCCATCTGCAGGGCCTTCGTCCTGGAGTCCTTCACCCTGACACAAACATCAGCTACAGAACAGTGA